A portion of the Choristoneura fumiferana chromosome 6, NRCan_CFum_1, whole genome shotgun sequence genome contains these proteins:
- the LOC141429121 gene encoding G protein-activated inward rectifier potassium channel 3-like isoform X6, whose amino-acid sequence MQDTMSGLKRCISQVSMFMTGKPVNSSETAWREELHKYRQARYAARRVRKRVIFKHGDCNVVQWNVAKRRRRYLQDIFTTLVDAQWRWTLLVFALSFILSWLLFALIWWLIIFTHGDLSPPVNNTAPVTPCLNNVNTFTGCFLFSVETQHTIGYGSRTTNEECPEAIFVMCLQSIVGVFIQAFMVGIVFAKMSRPKKRTQTLLYSRNAVICLRDGQLCLMFRVGDMRRSHIVEAHIRAQIIRRKITREGEILPFYQQELKVGADGEEDRLMFIWPMTIVHKINEKSPLYNLSASDMLRERFEIVVMLEGVIESTGMTTQARSSFLPSEVLWGHRFETMVSFRKDTGEYEVDYNSFNNTYEVDTPLCSAKQLDELRATVSTSQKLDRMLGTIPKTFSNDTLDLSSVDSMSLDEHIEIKIPDARVRENRLLAQNNFVHNINEKSRNTSNTHLAVENGLELVKSNHHNTDHLAKNHNAISGEVYNGEAKESHIHRSHSHASMKKVHGLMPNGIGHAVNGHEHKVDDKTRIKKSPSEHHMEKPAPVIPILVMSEPDPT is encoded by the exons ATGCAGGACACAATGTCGGGATTGAAGCGATGCATAAGTCAAGTATCAATGTTCATGACCGGAAAACCCGTGAACTCGTCAGAAACAGCTTGGAGAGAGGAATTGCATAA ATATCGTCAAGCCCGTTATGCAGCAAGACGCGTGAGAAAGCGTGTCATCTTCAAACATGGCGACTGCAACGTCGTCCAATGGAACGTGGCCAAGCGCAGGCGCCGATACCTTCAGGACATCTTTACGACCCTCGTGGACGCACAGTGGCGCTGGACGCTACTCGTGTTCGCTCTCTCTTTCATCCTCTCCTGGCTTTTGTTTGCTCTCATCTGGTGGCTCATCATCTTCACTCACGGAGATTTAAGCCCCCCTGTCAACAACACTGCCCCGGTTACACCCTGCCTGAACAACGTCAATACCTTTACTGGATGCTTCCTGTTCTCCGTTGAAACACAGCATACCATCGGCTATGGATCCAGAACGACGAATGAAGAGTGCCCGGAGGCTATCTTCGTTATGTGCCTCCAGAGTATCGTTGGAGTCTTCATTCAAGCTTTCATG GTGGGAATCGTGTTCGCAAAGATGTCTAGACCCAAAAAGCGAACCCAAACGCTTCTTTACTCCCGGAATGCCGTCATTTGTTTGCGAGACGGTCAACTGTGCCTGATGTTCCGCGTTGGCGATATGAGGAGATCACATATAGTCGAAGCCCATATTAGAGCTCAGATTATTCGCCGCAAG ATTACTAGAGAAGGTGAGATCCTGCCGTTCTACCAGCAAGAATTGAAAGTTGGGGCTGATGGCGAAGAAGATCGACTTATGTTCATCTGGCCGATGACCATTGTTCACAAGATCAATGAGAAGTCACCACTGTACAATCTCTCGGCGTCTGATATGCTGAGGGAGAGATTCGAGATTGTCGTCATGCTAG AGGGAGTGATTGAATCTACGGGGATGACCACTCAAGCACGCAGTAGCTTTCTGCCTTCCGAAGTTTTGTGGGGACATCGCTTTGAAACCATGGTGTCGTTTAGAAAAGATACCGGAGAGTATGAG GTGGATTATAACAGCTTCAACAACACGTATGAAGTCGACACGCCCCTATGTTCAGCGAAACAACTTGATGAACTGCGAGCTACGGTGTCCACATCACAAAAACTAG ACCGTATGCTCGGCACGATACCGAAAACGTTCTCCAACGACACTCTTGATCTCAGCTCCGTCGACTCCATGTCGTTAGACGAGCATATCGAAATCAAAATACCTGACGCGAGGGTCCGTGAAAATCGATTGCTGGCACAGAATAACTTCGTACACAACATCAACGAGAAATCAAGAAATACAAGCAACACGCATCTAGCCGTTGAAAACGGCCTAGAATTAGTCAAAAGTAATCATCATAATACCGATCATTTAGCGAAAAATCATAACGCAATATCAGGGGAAGTTTACAATGGGGAAGCGAAGGAGAGCCATATACATAGGAGTCATAGTCACGCTAGTATGAAGAAAGTACATGGGCTGATGCCAAACGGCATAGGACATGCGGTCAATGGCCACGAACACAAAGTGGATGATAAGACCAGGATAAAGAA ATCGCCAAGCGAACACCACATGGAGAAACCGGCCCCGGTGATTCCTATCCTCGTGATGTCAGAGCCGGATCCCACCTGA
- the LOC141429121 gene encoding G protein-activated inward rectifier potassium channel 3-like isoform X7 has product MQDTMSGLKRCISQVSMFMTGKPVNSSETAWREELHKYRQARYAARRVRKRVIFKHGDCNVVQWNVAKRRRRYLQDIFTTLVDAQWRWTLLVFALSFILSWLLFALIWWLIIFTHGDLSPPVNNTAPVTPCLNNVNTFTGCFLFSVETQHTIGYGSRTTNEECPEAIFVMCLQSIVGVFIQAFMVGLIFAKLARAKKRNTTLLFSRNAVICLRDGEFCLLFRVGDIRKSHILEAHIRAQIIRKKITREGEILPFYQQELKVGADGEEDRLMFIWPMTIVHKINEKSPLYNLSASDMLRERFEIVVMLEGVIESTGMTTQARSSFLPSEVLWGHRFETMVSFRKDTGEYEVDYNSFNNTYEVDTPLCSAKQLDELRATVSTSQKLDRMLGTIPKTFSNDTLDLSSVDSMSLDEHIEIKIPDARVRENRLLAQNNFVHNINEKSRNTSNTHLAVENGLELVKSNHHNTDHLAKNHNAISGEVYNGEAKESHIHRSHSHASMKKVHGLMPNGIGHAVNGHEHKVDDKTRIKK; this is encoded by the exons ATGCAGGACACAATGTCGGGATTGAAGCGATGCATAAGTCAAGTATCAATGTTCATGACCGGAAAACCCGTGAACTCGTCAGAAACAGCTTGGAGAGAGGAATTGCATAA ATATCGTCAAGCCCGTTATGCAGCAAGACGCGTGAGAAAGCGTGTCATCTTCAAACATGGCGACTGCAACGTCGTCCAATGGAACGTGGCCAAGCGCAGGCGCCGATACCTTCAGGACATCTTTACGACCCTCGTGGACGCACAGTGGCGCTGGACGCTACTCGTGTTCGCTCTCTCTTTCATCCTCTCCTGGCTTTTGTTTGCTCTCATCTGGTGGCTCATCATCTTCACTCACGGAGATTTAAGCCCCCCTGTCAACAACACTGCCCCGGTTACACCCTGCCTGAACAACGTCAATACCTTTACTGGATGCTTCCTGTTCTCCGTTGAAACACAGCATACCATCGGCTATGGATCCAGAACGACGAATGAAGAGTGCCCGGAGGCTATCTTCGTTATGTGCCTCCAGAGTATCGTTGGAGTCTTCATTCAAGCTTTCATG GTGGGTCTAATATTCGCGAAGCTGGCGCGAGCCAAAAAGCGTAACACCACTCTCCTCTTCTCAAGAAATGCGGTCATTTGTTTGAGAGACGGGGAGTTTTGCCTACTTTTCCGAGTGGGTGACATTCGCAAGTCGCATATACTTGAGGCTCACATCCGTGCTCAGATTATTCGGAAAAAG ATTACTAGAGAAGGTGAGATCCTGCCGTTCTACCAGCAAGAATTGAAAGTTGGGGCTGATGGCGAAGAAGATCGACTTATGTTCATCTGGCCGATGACCATTGTTCACAAGATCAATGAGAAGTCACCACTGTACAATCTCTCGGCGTCTGATATGCTGAGGGAGAGATTCGAGATTGTCGTCATGCTAG AGGGAGTGATTGAATCTACGGGGATGACCACTCAAGCACGCAGTAGCTTTCTGCCTTCCGAAGTTTTGTGGGGACATCGCTTTGAAACCATGGTGTCGTTTAGAAAAGATACCGGAGAGTATGAG GTGGATTATAACAGCTTCAACAACACGTATGAAGTCGACACGCCCCTATGTTCAGCGAAACAACTTGATGAACTGCGAGCTACGGTGTCCACATCACAAAAACTAG ACCGTATGCTCGGCACGATACCGAAAACGTTCTCCAACGACACTCTTGATCTCAGCTCCGTCGACTCCATGTCGTTAGACGAGCATATCGAAATCAAAATACCTGACGCGAGGGTCCGTGAAAATCGATTGCTGGCACAGAATAACTTCGTACACAACATCAACGAGAAATCAAGAAATACAAGCAACACGCATCTAGCCGTTGAAAACGGCCTAGAATTAGTCAAAAGTAATCATCATAATACCGATCATTTAGCGAAAAATCATAACGCAATATCAGGGGAAGTTTACAATGGGGAAGCGAAGGAGAGCCATATACATAGGAGTCATAGTCACGCTAGTATGAAGAAAGTACATGGGCTGATGCCAAACGGCATAGGACATGCGGTCAATGGCCACGAACACAAAGTGGATGATAAGACCAGGATAAAGAAGTGA